One Astyanax mexicanus isolate ESR-SI-001 chromosome 3, AstMex3_surface, whole genome shotgun sequence genomic region harbors:
- the pabpc1b gene encoding polyadenylate-binding protein 1b: protein MNPSAPSYPMASLYVGDLHQDVTEAMLYEKFSPAGAILSIRVCRDMITRRSLGYAYVNFQQPADAERALDTMNFDVIKGRPVRIMWSQRDPSLRKSGVGNIFIKNLDKSIDNKALYDTFSAFGNILSCKVVCDENGSKGYGFVHFETQEAAERAIEKMNGMLLNDRKVFVGRFKSRKEREAELGARAKEFTNVYIKNFGEDMDDEKLKEVFSKYGNSMSIRVMTDDSGKSRGFGFVSFERHEDAQKAVDEMNGKELNGKLIYVGRAQKKVERQTELKRKFEQMKQDRMTRYQGVNLYVKNLDDGIDDERLRKEFSPFGTITSAKVMMDGGRSKGFGFVCFSSPEEATKAVTEMNGRIVATKPLYVALAQRKEERQAHLTNQYMQRMASVRAVPNPVLNPYQPAPPSGYFMAAIPQAQNRAAYYPTSQLAQLRPSPRWATQGVRPQHFQNMPATMRPSAPRPQTFGAMRPPSQVPRMMSAQRVAAQTMGPRPATAAAAAAAAPVRSVPQYKYAAGVRNPQQHMNTQPQVSMQQPAVHVQGQEPLTASMLAAAPPQEQKQMLGERLFPLIQNMHPTLAGKITGMLLEIDNSELLHMLESPESLRSKVDEAVAVLQAHQAKEAAQKNVTNSAGVPTV, encoded by the exons ATGAACCCCAGCGCTCCCAGCTACCCGATGGCCTCCCTGTACGTCGGGGATCTCCACCAGGATGTGACCGAGGCCATGCTGTATGAGAAGTTCAGCCCGGCTGGGGCGATTCTCTCCATCCGCGTCTGCCGAGACATGATCACACGCCGCTCGCTCGGCTACGCCTACGTCAACTTCCAGCAGCCGGCAGACG CTGAGCGTGCTTTGGACACCATGAACTTTGATGTGATCAAAGGCAGGCCTGTTCGCATTATGTGGTCTCAACGCGACCCCTCACTGAGGAAAAGTGGAGTTGGCAACATCTTTATCAAGAACTTGGACAAATCTATTGACAACAAGGCCCTTTACGACACCTTTTCTGCTTTTGGAAACATCTTATCCTGCAAG GTGGTTTGTGATGAGAATGGCTCAAAAGGTTACGGCTTTGTGCACTTTGAGACCCAGGAGGCCGCCGAAAGGGCCATTGAGAAAATGAACGGCATGTTACTCAATGACAGAAAAGT GTTTGTGGGGCGCTTCAAATCTCGCAAAGAACGCGAGGCTGAGCTTGGAGCCAGAGCCAAGGAATTCACCAATGTCTACATCAAAAATTTTGGAGAAGACATGGATGATGAGAAACTTAAGGAGGTCTTCAGCAAATATG gcAATTCTATGAGTATCCGTGTGATGACTGACGACAGTGGCAAATCCAGAGGCTTTGGCTTTGTCAGCTTTGAAAGGCATGAAGATGCTCAAAAG GCTGTAGATGAGATGAATGGAAAAGAGCTCAATGGGAAGCTAATCTACGTCGGCCGTGCTCAGAAGAAGGTGGAGCGTCAGACTGAACTGAAGCGCAAGTTTGAGCAGATGAAGCAGGATCGTATGACTCGTTACCAG GGTGTCAATCTTTACGTGAAGAACCTGGACGATGGCATTGATGACGAACGTCTCCGCAAAGAGTTTTCACCTTTTGGAACCATCACCAGTGCCAAG GTTATGATGGACGGAGGTCGCAGTAAAGGATTCGGATTCGTCTGCTTTTCCTCTCCTGAGGAGGCCACTAAGGCTGTAACAGAGATGAACGGGCGAATTGTTGCCACAAAGCCACTGTATGTTGCTCTGGCTCAGCGTAAAGAGGAGCGTCAGGCTCACCTTACCAACCAGTACATGCAGAGGATGGCCAGCGTCCGTGCAGTTCCCAACCCTGTTCTCAACCCGTACCAGCCTGCCCCACCATCCGGATACTTCATGGCTGCCATTCCACAG GCCCAAAACAGAGCTGCGTACTATCCTACAAGTCAGCTGGCCCAGCTTCGACCAAGCCCACGCTGGGCTACCCAGGGTGTCCGACCTCAAC ACTTCCAGAACATGCCAGCCACCATGCGCCCATCAGCTCCAAGACCTCAGACGTTCGGTGCGATGCGGCCTCCCTCACAGGTGCCCCGCATGATGTCCGCTCAGCGTGTTG CTGCACAGACAATGGGTCCACGGCCTGCAACAGCTGCAGCCGCTGCTGCCGCAGCTCCGGTGCGCAGTGTGCCACAGTACAAATACGCAGCAGGAGTGCGCAACCCCCAgcagcacatgaacacacagcctCAGGTCTCAATGCAGCAG CCTGCTGTGCACGTGCAGGGACAGGAGCCTCTCACAGCCTCCATGTTGGCTGCCGCACCTCCACAGGAGCAGAAGCAGATGCTGG GTGAACGCCTCTTCCCACTTATTCAGAACATGCATCCGACTCTGGCCGGCAAGATCACAGGCATGCTGCTGGAGATTGACAACTCCGAGCTGCTGCACATGCTGGAGTCTCCTGAATCTCTGCGCTCCAAG GTTGATGAGGCAGTCGCTGTGCTCCAGGCTCATCAGGCTAAAGAAGCCGCTCAGAAAAATGTAACCAACTCTGCTGGTGTGCCAACCGTCTAA